A segment of the Lelliottia amnigena genome:
CACTTTTTATCGCTCACGGACACCATTCCTGCGGCATTCTTTGAAATAAGCCACGAGATTTTGACGCTGGCGCGCAGCGTTTGCGGCGACAAACTCAACTCGGTGCTGCTTTTCACCCTCGCCGAGCATCTGCACTTTGCGGTAGAACGCAGCCGCAGCGGGCAGGTGATCCTCAATAAGCTGAGCTGGGAAGTGAAGCGCTACTACCCGCAAGAATACAGCGTCGGGATGCAGGCGCGGGCAAGCGTGAACGCGCAGTTTGGCGTTGACCTGCCGGAAGATGAAGCGGTGAACATCGCCTTTCATCTGATTAACGCCAGCGGCCAGACCGACGACAGTTCGGCGCATCTGCAGGTTGAGCTGGTCAATCGTATCGCCGAGATTGTGCGGTATAAATTGAGCAAAGCCATTGATACGCAGTCGGTGAACTACATGCGATTTATTACCCATCTGCGCTACTTTGCCGAGCGGGTTTTAACCGGGAAAATTGTGGTCAGCGAGACCGACGATTTTTACCAGGAGTTAATGCGTCATCGCCCGGATGCCATGACCGTAGCATGGGTGATCCGCGATTATGTGCAGGAAAAATATCAACTCACGCTGCCAAAAGACGAGCTGACGTGGCTGAGCATTCATATTAGCCGGTTAATGGAAGGCCATGCTTAGGGCTGGCGTTTGAGATGAACAAAGCGACTTTTCAGTCGCCTGTTCCCCTCACCTTACCCTCTCCCCAAACCGAAGAGGGCTATTCAGGCCATTAACCCTGACGCAGATTCTGCGCGGCTTG
Coding sequences within it:
- the licT gene encoding transcriptional antiterminator BglG, whose product is MITIKKSLNNSMLLVDNDQREMILFGKGIGFGAKAGSQIDLTQVEKVFLPLSDLKSRHFLSLTDTIPAAFFEISHEILTLARSVCGDKLNSVLLFTLAEHLHFAVERSRSGQVILNKLSWEVKRYYPQEYSVGMQARASVNAQFGVDLPEDEAVNIAFHLINASGQTDDSSAHLQVELVNRIAEIVRYKLSKAIDTQSVNYMRFITHLRYFAERVLTGKIVVSETDDFYQELMRHRPDAMTVAWVIRDYVQEKYQLTLPKDELTWLSIHISRLMEGHA